One Sander vitreus isolate 19-12246 chromosome 23, sanVit1, whole genome shotgun sequence DNA window includes the following coding sequences:
- the cdpf1 gene encoding cysteine-rich DPF motif domain-containing protein 1, with protein MEKTTSETRQKTFTCQLCGLSSPFTYVGQKPPNTRAIVLLEECFVAQDPFSPDKEKFLVLGSTCSVCSMCVCVGSDCSLFYTKRFCMQCVSKHLDQFPRQIQAELAKKKQSSKAAVS; from the exons atggagaaaaCTACGAGCGAGACCCgtcaaaaaacatttacatgccAGTTGTGTGGTTTAAGCAGTCCCTTTACTTACGTCGGCCAGAAACCACCAAACACCAGAGCCATTGT GTTGCTTGAGGAGTGTTTTGTGGCTCAGGACCCCTTTAGTCCGGACAAGGAAAAGTTCCTTGTTTTAGGCTCTACCTGCAGCGTGTgcagcatgtgtgtctgtgttggatCG GACTGCAGCCTTTTCTACACCAAGAGGTTTTGCATGCAGTGTGTGAGCAAGCACTTGGACCAGTTCCCCCGTCAAATTCAGGCCGAGCTGGCCAAGAAGAAGCAGAGCTCCAAGGCTGCCGTCTCGTGA
- the cdkn1ba gene encoding cyclin-dependent kinase inhibitor 1Ba, whose product MCNKMSDVRLSNASPTLERVDARQPDNVRPSVRRNLFGRPDPAEIQRNVTASIQEDVQGFTEKYNFDPVNERPLAPRNYVWQEDRNAPEFYVRQPHGSQRPQRDEDFPGDNNRQDAETRSERQSDQPHRDGSRKRRSETSGPCSSECQRKRSHTDEDDDEDQSDGAGSQAVKAAEERPSRSEKSAEVQ is encoded by the exons ATGTGCAACAAAATGTCAGATGTTCGCCTTTCTAATGCGAGCCCGACATTGGAGAGGGTGGATGCGCGGCAGCCAGACAACGTCAGACCTTCGGTCCGCAGAAACCTTTTCGGCAGACCTGACCCAGCGGAGATACAAAGGAATGTGACGGCTTCGATACAGGAAGATGTGCAGGGTTTCACGGAGAAATACAATTTCGATCCCGTCAACGAGAGACCGCTCGCTCCGCGCAATTACGTCTGGCAGGAGGACCGCAACGCACCGGAGTTTTATGTCCGACAGCCTCACGGGAGCCAGCGTCCCCAGCGAGATGAGGACTTTCCCGGCGATAACAACCGGCAGGATGCCGAGACAAGGAGTGAGCGCCAGTCGGATCAGCCACACAGAGATGGTTCGAGAAAAAGACGTTCAGAAACTTCAG GTCCCTGCTCCAGCGAGTGTCAGAGGAAAAGGTCGCATACCGAcgaagatgatgatgaagaccAGTCGGACGGTGCAGGAAGTCAGGCGGTAAAAGCCGCGGAGGAGAGACCCAGCAGGTCAGAGAAGAGCGCGGAAGTGCAGTGA